A region from the Streptosporangium sp. NBC_01756 genome encodes:
- the gatC gene encoding Asp-tRNA(Asn)/Glu-tRNA(Gln) amidotransferase subunit GatC produces the protein MSAITRDEVAHLARLSRLALADEELDHFAAQLDVIIGAVARVAEVAADDIPPSSHALPLTNVYRPDEVRPGLTSEAALSGAPAVEDGRFRVPRILGEEA, from the coding sequence ATGTCCGCCATAACCCGCGACGAGGTCGCTCACCTCGCCCGGCTGTCCCGGCTGGCGCTGGCCGACGAGGAGCTCGACCACTTCGCCGCCCAGCTCGATGTGATCATCGGTGCGGTCGCCCGCGTCGCCGAGGTGGCGGCCGACGACATCCCGCCGTCCTCGCACGCGCTCCCGCTCACCAACGTCTACCGTCCCGACGAGGTACGCCCCGGCCTGACGTCCGAGGCGGCGCTCTCGGGCGCCCCGGCAGTCGAGGACGGCCGTTTCCGCGTTCCGCGCATCCTCGGGGAGGAAGCATGA
- a CDS encoding response regulator, which translates to MIRVLVVDDDFMVARIHSGYVARVPGFTVVNAVHTGGAAVAAVAEHRPDLVLLDIYLPDMSGLDVLTTLRGVSHPVDVLVITAARDVATVRAAMRGGAVNYLIKPFTAGALTERLEQYADTRRRFAAIGSTIGQDEVDRVFGNVRGGPPPLPKGLSATTCGLVADALRETGTDLSAAEAAALTGLSRVSARRYLEYLCATGQAELRPKYGTAGRPEHRYRWTG; encoded by the coding sequence GTGATCCGCGTACTCGTCGTGGACGACGACTTCATGGTGGCCCGGATCCACAGCGGCTACGTGGCCCGGGTGCCCGGGTTCACCGTGGTCAACGCCGTGCACACCGGTGGGGCGGCGGTCGCCGCCGTGGCCGAGCACCGGCCCGATCTGGTGCTCCTCGACATCTACCTGCCGGACATGTCCGGCCTTGATGTGCTCACGACGCTCAGGGGCGTCTCCCATCCGGTGGACGTCCTGGTGATCACCGCGGCGCGTGACGTCGCCACGGTCCGCGCGGCCATGCGCGGCGGCGCGGTCAACTACCTGATCAAACCGTTCACCGCCGGCGCGCTCACCGAACGCCTGGAACAGTACGCCGACACCCGCAGGCGATTCGCCGCGATCGGCTCCACGATCGGCCAGGACGAGGTGGACCGGGTTTTCGGCAACGTCAGAGGAGGGCCGCCACCGCTCCCCAAAGGGCTGTCGGCCACCACCTGCGGTCTGGTCGCCGACGCGCTCAGAGAGACCGGCACCGACCTGTCGGCCGCCGAGGCGGCGGCGCTCACCGGCCTCTCCCGGGTCAGCGCCCGCCGCTACCTGGAATATCTCTGCGCGACGGGCCAGGCCGAACTCCGGCCGAAGTACGGCACGGCGGGCCGACCCGAACACCGCTACCGGTGGACGGGCTGA
- a CDS encoding tripartite tricarboxylate transporter TctB family protein, which translates to MDSTEEPTGATDGGAGPAYSWRRPELALALTVLGLGVFVIVGTADVRAAGSALGLGPRFFPVIVGSALLLIGLFYAIDVVRGGRGEPEESEDADVGARADWRTVALVSVIFLAFAGLLDLLGWIIAGALLFFGLSLVLGATRRLHAGVIAIVLSTVTYLAFVKGLGVTLPAGLLAGVI; encoded by the coding sequence ATGGACTCCACCGAAGAGCCGACCGGCGCCACCGACGGTGGCGCCGGTCCGGCGTACTCATGGCGGCGGCCGGAGCTCGCCCTGGCGCTGACCGTCCTCGGACTGGGCGTGTTCGTGATCGTGGGGACCGCCGACGTCCGCGCCGCGGGCTCCGCGCTGGGGCTGGGTCCCCGGTTCTTCCCGGTCATCGTCGGTTCCGCGCTGCTGCTGATCGGGCTGTTCTATGCGATCGACGTGGTCCGGGGCGGACGCGGTGAGCCCGAGGAGAGCGAGGACGCCGACGTCGGCGCGCGGGCGGACTGGCGGACGGTCGCGCTGGTGAGCGTGATCTTCCTGGCCTTCGCCGGACTGCTGGACCTGCTCGGCTGGATCATCGCGGGCGCACTGCTCTTCTTCGGCCTCTCGCTGGTGCTCGGGGCCACCCGGCGCCTGCACGCGGGAGTGATCGCGATCGTGCTGTCCACCGTCACCTACCTGGCGTTCGTCAAGGGACTGGGCGTGACGCTGCCCGCGGGGCTGCTGGCGGGGGTGATCTAG
- the gatB gene encoding Asp-tRNA(Asn)/Glu-tRNA(Gln) amidotransferase subunit GatB codes for MPYDEALERFEPVLGLETHVELGTASKMFCGCPTTFGAPPNTHVCPVCLALPGALPTANVAAIESTIRIGLALNCSIAEWCRFARKNYFYPDMPKNYQISQYDEPLCFDGYLDVEVDGRTVRIEIERVHLEEDTGKSTHMGGATGRIHGADYSIVDYNRAGIPLVEIVTKPIPGTDRLAPEIARAYGTELREVMRGLGVSDVRMEEGSMRFDVNVSLMPRGSSEWGTRTETKNVNSLRSVERSVRGEIERQAAILAGGGRIFQETRHFHENTGTTTSGRSKEEAQDYRYFPEPDLVPIAPDTAWVASLKAALPELPSVRRKRLQQEWGVSDLDMEAMHNADAIGLVEATVAAGAPPADARKWWMGELARRANEAAVPLSELRITPDQIARVCAMVAGGALNDKLARQVLEGVLNGEGSPDEVVAARGLQIVNDEGELTAIIDQVLAENAAAAEKVRSGKIAAVGALVGGVMKASRGKADAGRARELLLEKLGVSE; via the coding sequence ATGCCGTACGACGAGGCGCTGGAGCGCTTCGAGCCTGTGCTCGGCCTGGAGACGCATGTCGAGCTGGGTACGGCGTCGAAGATGTTCTGCGGCTGCCCGACGACGTTCGGCGCCCCGCCGAACACCCACGTCTGCCCGGTCTGCCTGGCCCTGCCCGGCGCGTTGCCGACGGCCAACGTCGCGGCGATCGAGTCGACGATCCGGATCGGCCTGGCGCTCAACTGCTCGATCGCCGAGTGGTGCCGCTTCGCCCGGAAGAACTACTTCTATCCGGACATGCCGAAGAACTACCAGATCAGCCAGTACGACGAGCCGCTCTGCTTCGACGGCTACCTCGACGTCGAGGTGGACGGCCGGACGGTGCGGATCGAGATCGAGCGGGTCCACCTGGAGGAGGACACCGGCAAGTCCACCCACATGGGTGGCGCGACCGGCCGCATCCACGGCGCCGACTACTCGATCGTCGACTACAACCGCGCGGGCATCCCGCTGGTGGAGATCGTCACCAAGCCGATCCCGGGGACCGACCGGCTCGCTCCCGAGATCGCCCGTGCCTACGGCACCGAGCTGCGCGAGGTCATGCGCGGCCTCGGCGTCTCGGACGTGCGCATGGAGGAGGGCTCCATGCGGTTCGACGTGAACGTCTCCCTCATGCCGCGTGGCTCCTCCGAATGGGGCACCCGCACCGAGACCAAGAACGTCAACTCGCTGCGCAGCGTCGAGCGCTCGGTCCGCGGCGAGATCGAGCGCCAGGCCGCGATCCTGGCGGGCGGCGGCCGGATCTTCCAGGAGACCCGCCACTTCCACGAGAACACCGGCACCACCACCTCGGGCCGCTCCAAGGAGGAGGCGCAGGACTACCGCTACTTCCCCGAGCCCGACCTGGTGCCGATCGCTCCCGACACCGCGTGGGTGGCCTCGCTCAAGGCGGCCCTGCCGGAGCTGCCGAGCGTCCGGCGCAAGCGGCTCCAGCAGGAGTGGGGCGTCTCCGACCTCGACATGGAGGCCATGCACAACGCCGACGCCATCGGCCTGGTCGAGGCGACCGTCGCCGCCGGGGCCCCGCCCGCGGACGCCCGCAAGTGGTGGATGGGCGAGCTGGCCCGCCGGGCCAACGAGGCCGCGGTCCCGCTCAGCGAGCTGCGGATCACCCCGGACCAGATCGCCCGGGTGTGCGCGATGGTCGCCGGGGGAGCACTGAACGACAAGCTGGCCCGCCAGGTGCTGGAGGGTGTGCTGAACGGCGAGGGCTCCCCGGACGAGGTGGTGGCCGCGCGCGGTCTGCAGATCGTCAACGACGAGGGCGAGTTGACGGCGATCATCGACCAGGTCCTGGCTGAGAACGCCGCGGCGGCCGAGAAGGTCCGCAGCGGCAAGATCGCCGCGGTCGGTGCGCTGGTGGGCGGTGTCATGAAGGCCAGCCGGGGCAAGGCCGACGCCGGCCGGGCGCGTGAGCTGCTGCTGGAGAAGCTCGGCGTCTCCGAGTAG
- a CDS encoding tripartite tricarboxylate transporter permease — MESFQLLMDGFTTALTPVNLLYALVGVTLGTLVGVLPGIGPAMTVALLLPITFTVPPASAFIMFAGIYYGGMYGGSTTSILLNTPGESSSMITALEGNQMAKRGRAAQALATAAIGSFVAGTIATGLLVVAAPLVVDFAISFGPEDYFALAVLAFTAVSSVLSRSVVRGLASLGIGLVIGLIGIDQQTGQARLTLGIPQLLDGIDIVIVAVGLFALGEVLYVASRLRHGTPEVIPVGRAFLGRSDWSRSWRPWLRGTALGFPFGALPGGGAEIPTFLSYSIEKRLARGVAREEYGRGAIEGVAGPEAANNASAAGTLVPLLTLGLPTSATAAILLAAFQQYGLQPGPQLFDHNPALVWGMVASLFVGNVMLLVLNLPLAPLWARVLNIPRPYLYAGIVLFAALGVYALNSSWVELVILYILGMLGFAMRRFGLPVAPAVIGMILGPMAEIQLRRALAIGAGDVTVLVRSPIAVALLVVSVLVLLAPAARRLFTRPSRVTTSGRESGE; from the coding sequence ATGGAGTCGTTCCAGCTCCTGATGGACGGGTTCACGACCGCGCTGACCCCGGTCAACCTGCTCTACGCGCTGGTCGGCGTCACCCTCGGCACGCTGGTCGGCGTACTGCCCGGCATCGGCCCGGCCATGACCGTGGCCCTGCTGCTGCCGATCACCTTCACCGTCCCCCCGGCCAGCGCGTTCATCATGTTCGCCGGGATCTACTACGGCGGCATGTACGGCGGGTCGACCACCTCGATCCTGCTCAACACGCCCGGTGAGAGCTCCTCGATGATCACCGCGCTGGAGGGCAACCAGATGGCCAAGCGGGGGCGGGCCGCCCAGGCGCTGGCTACCGCCGCGATCGGCTCCTTCGTCGCGGGCACGATCGCCACCGGGCTGCTGGTCGTCGCGGCCCCGCTGGTGGTGGACTTCGCGATCTCGTTCGGCCCCGAGGACTACTTCGCGCTGGCCGTACTGGCCTTCACCGCGGTCTCGTCGGTGCTGTCGCGCTCGGTCGTGCGCGGGCTGGCCTCATTGGGAATCGGCCTGGTCATCGGGTTGATCGGCATCGACCAGCAGACGGGTCAGGCGCGGCTGACCCTAGGCATTCCGCAGCTGCTCGACGGCATCGACATCGTGATCGTCGCGGTCGGCCTGTTCGCGCTGGGTGAGGTGCTCTACGTGGCCTCCCGGCTGCGGCACGGCACACCGGAGGTCATCCCCGTCGGCCGGGCCTTCCTCGGCCGCTCCGACTGGTCGCGGTCCTGGCGGCCCTGGCTGCGCGGCACCGCCCTCGGCTTCCCGTTCGGGGCGCTGCCGGGCGGCGGGGCGGAGATCCCCACTTTCCTGTCGTACTCGATCGAGAAGCGCCTGGCCCGGGGAGTGGCCCGAGAGGAGTACGGCAGGGGCGCCATCGAAGGCGTCGCCGGGCCCGAGGCCGCCAACAACGCGTCGGCCGCGGGCACCCTCGTCCCGCTGCTCACCCTGGGCCTGCCCACGTCGGCGACGGCCGCGATCCTGCTGGCGGCATTCCAGCAGTACGGCCTGCAGCCCGGCCCGCAGCTGTTCGACCACAACCCGGCACTGGTCTGGGGCATGGTCGCCTCGCTGTTCGTCGGCAACGTCATGCTGCTGGTACTCAACCTGCCGCTGGCCCCGCTCTGGGCGCGGGTGCTGAACATCCCCCGCCCCTACCTCTACGCGGGCATCGTGCTGTTCGCCGCCCTGGGCGTCTACGCGCTCAACTCCTCCTGGGTGGAGCTGGTCATCCTCTACATCCTGGGCATGCTGGGCTTCGCGATGCGCCGCTTCGGGCTTCCGGTGGCGCCGGCCGTGATCGGCATGATCCTGGGCCCGATGGCCGAGATCCAGCTCCGCAGGGCCCTGGCGATCGGCGCGGGCGACGTGACCGTGCTGGTGCGGAGCCCGATCGCGGTGGCGCTGCTGGTGGTCTCCGTTCTGGTGCTGCTGGCCCCGGCGGCCAGGAGGCTGTTCACGCGGCCGTCGCGTGTCACCACCTCGGGACGGGAATCCGGGGAGTAG
- a CDS encoding AAA family ATPase — protein MITRIEIDGFKSFLNFGLDVPPFLALVGPNSSGKSNLFDAVTFVADEIAGSGGLLDARRGLPGEQFHRVARGAPIPGFVVSVEALVSPEPGALLPIRFDVGAEMVLRIPRSSGPVVSHAVQPLPEELLELIVEDPEPEITPRRTVQSWRRYVPSPAAMRRRCSPADRGPLAADGANLAAVLGRMAGSAALVDLRVDLAGVLPDVVELLPRVDREECSFELVVDGQGKVPAALLSDGTLRTLGLLAALHDPDHPGTLLVEEIENSVHPGSLGELIRRIRQRVVEPGGVKPFRQVILTSHSPVVVAEIYQTDPDALTFLDTAVRVDPDNDRVSRVTVAKPILPDGEPGTFVSPRQVRKYLGAAA, from the coding sequence ATGATCACTCGGATCGAGATCGACGGGTTCAAGTCCTTCTTGAACTTCGGCCTCGACGTGCCGCCCTTCCTCGCGCTGGTCGGTCCCAACTCCAGCGGCAAGTCGAACCTGTTCGACGCCGTCACGTTCGTCGCGGACGAGATCGCCGGCTCCGGCGGGCTGCTCGACGCGCGCAGGGGCCTGCCCGGGGAGCAGTTCCACCGGGTGGCGCGGGGAGCCCCGATCCCCGGGTTCGTCGTCTCGGTGGAGGCCCTGGTCTCCCCGGAGCCCGGCGCGCTGCTGCCGATCCGGTTCGACGTGGGCGCGGAGATGGTGCTCAGGATTCCCAGGTCCAGCGGGCCCGTGGTCAGCCATGCGGTCCAACCGCTCCCGGAGGAGCTGCTGGAGCTCATCGTCGAGGATCCGGAACCGGAGATCACGCCTCGCCGTACGGTCCAGTCGTGGCGCCGTTACGTCCCGTCGCCGGCCGCCATGCGCCGCCGGTGCTCCCCGGCCGACCGCGGCCCGCTCGCGGCGGACGGCGCCAACCTCGCCGCGGTGCTCGGGCGGATGGCGGGATCGGCGGCGCTGGTCGATCTCCGGGTCGACCTCGCCGGGGTGCTTCCCGACGTGGTCGAGCTGCTGCCCCGCGTCGACCGTGAGGAGTGCTCCTTCGAACTGGTCGTCGACGGTCAGGGGAAGGTGCCGGCCGCGCTGCTGTCGGACGGGACCCTGCGGACCCTCGGACTGCTCGCCGCCCTGCACGATCCGGATCACCCGGGCACCCTCCTGGTGGAGGAGATCGAGAACAGCGTGCACCCGGGCAGCCTCGGCGAGCTGATCCGCCGGATCCGGCAGCGCGTCGTCGAGCCCGGTGGCGTGAAACCGTTCCGGCAGGTGATCCTCACCAGCCACTCTCCGGTGGTGGTCGCCGAGATCTACCAGACCGATCCCGACGCGCTGACCTTCCTGGACACCGCGGTCCGCGTCGACCCCGACAACGACCGGGTCTCACGGGTGACCGTCGCCAAGCCCATCCTGCCGGACGGCGAGCCGGGCACGTTCGTCTCACCCCGGCAAGTACGCAAATACCTGGGCGCGGCTGCATGA
- a CDS encoding sensor histidine kinase, with translation MRRILNASLGTQLFVLQTVIVFLAVGGTAGVWVEHTRSQLDRQYQQRALAIAESVAGLPQVREAFAQTRPERILQPIAVGVQAATGADYVVIANRDQIRYAHPNTALIGKRLSTDGSEILAGGHTWTGIQTGTLGRSVRGKAPIFGPSGQVIGLASVGVLQDTVADELGSALPPLLWTVLAVLLAGSAATGLIARRVRRQTFGLEPREIAALLEQREGVLHGVKEGVLALDLQGRVTLINDAARDLIGLSVHDVGRGLHEIPLSERMRDVLDGVDAGDDRVVLHRDRVLVLNRTPVAVREQRRGWVVTLRDRTELVELARELDRASSTTDALRAQAHEFANRMHTVVGLLELGEHETAVNYITQTSEAYGRHASGIREKVADPTLAALLLAKSAEAAERGASLVLAEDARVEEDTLGDPRDAVLVVGNLVANALDALQGIGGTVEVSVRTEADGLHVRVGDSGPGITPGLAEEVFREGFTTKVAHAGPRGLGLALTRQTCARRGGWVRVHNADGAVFTALLPRRDDAGPGGATDGAREEPASTGRPE, from the coding sequence GTGCGACGGATACTCAACGCCTCCCTCGGCACCCAGCTGTTCGTGCTGCAGACGGTGATCGTGTTTCTCGCGGTGGGAGGTACGGCGGGCGTCTGGGTGGAGCACACCCGCAGCCAGCTCGACCGGCAGTACCAGCAGCGCGCGCTGGCGATCGCCGAGTCCGTCGCGGGACTGCCCCAGGTCCGCGAGGCATTCGCGCAGACCCGTCCCGAGCGGATCCTGCAGCCGATCGCGGTGGGAGTGCAGGCGGCCACCGGCGCCGACTACGTGGTGATCGCCAATCGGGACCAGATCCGCTACGCCCATCCCAACACGGCCCTGATCGGCAAACGGCTGTCCACCGACGGTTCGGAGATCCTGGCCGGCGGCCACACCTGGACCGGCATCCAGACGGGCACCCTCGGCCGCTCCGTCCGCGGCAAGGCCCCGATCTTCGGTCCTTCCGGTCAGGTCATCGGCCTGGCCTCGGTCGGCGTGCTCCAGGACACCGTCGCCGACGAGCTCGGCTCGGCGCTGCCGCCGCTGCTGTGGACCGTGCTCGCCGTACTGCTCGCCGGCTCCGCGGCCACCGGGCTGATCGCCCGGCGGGTCCGTCGCCAGACCTTCGGACTGGAGCCCCGGGAGATCGCGGCCCTGCTCGAACAGCGCGAAGGGGTGCTGCACGGGGTGAAGGAGGGGGTGCTCGCCCTCGACCTCCAGGGCAGGGTGACGCTGATCAACGACGCGGCCCGCGACCTGATCGGACTGTCCGTCCACGACGTCGGCCGGGGCCTGCACGAGATACCCCTGTCGGAACGGATGCGGGACGTGCTGGACGGTGTAGACGCGGGTGACGACCGGGTGGTGCTCCACCGCGACCGCGTACTGGTGCTCAACCGCACCCCGGTGGCGGTCCGCGAGCAGCGACGCGGCTGGGTGGTCACCCTGCGCGACCGCACCGAGCTGGTCGAGCTCGCGCGTGAGCTCGACCGGGCCAGCAGCACGACCGACGCGCTGCGCGCCCAGGCCCATGAGTTCGCCAACCGGATGCACACCGTGGTCGGACTGCTGGAGCTCGGCGAGCACGAGACCGCCGTCAACTACATCACCCAGACCTCCGAGGCATACGGCCGGCACGCGTCCGGCATCCGGGAGAAGGTCGCCGACCCGACACTGGCCGCGCTGCTGCTGGCCAAGTCCGCCGAAGCGGCCGAGCGGGGCGCCTCCCTGGTGCTCGCCGAAGACGCCCGGGTGGAGGAGGACACGCTCGGCGACCCCCGCGACGCCGTACTGGTGGTCGGCAACCTGGTCGCCAACGCCCTCGACGCGCTGCAGGGGATCGGGGGCACGGTCGAGGTCTCGGTCCGCACCGAGGCCGACGGCCTGCATGTCCGGGTCGGTGACTCCGGGCCGGGGATCACCCCGGGCCTGGCCGAGGAGGTGTTCCGTGAGGGGTTCACCACCAAGGTCGCTCATGCGGGTCCGCGCGGACTCGGCCTGGCCCTGACCCGTCAGACGTGTGCGCGCAGGGGCGGCTGGGTGCGGGTGCACAACGCGGACGGCGCCGTCTTCACGGCCCTGCTGCCCCGGCGCGACGACGCCGGGCCGGGCGGCGCGACGGACGGGGCGCGAGAAGAACCGGCTTCCACGGGGAGGCCGGAGTGA
- a CDS encoding Bug family tripartite tricarboxylate transporter substrate binding protein, with protein sequence MRLRRLAALAALSLAALTACGSGSGSGSDVGTLKIMAPASPGGGWDQTSRTAEQAFKSADPSRTVEVYNVPGAGGTIGLAQLAAAKGNGNLLMTMGLVMVGAVEQNKSKVTLTETTPVAKLTEEYEIVVVPAASPYRTLADLVAAWKADPAKIAIAGGSAGGTDHIVAGLMAKAAGIDPGRVNYIAHSGGGEALNALLGNKVALGISGIGEFAEHVKSGKLRALGVSSPTRVDSVDAPTLKEAGLDVELANWRGFVAPPGLDDTAKKNLTDLVTRMHDSQAWKDAVAKNGWIDSFQTGQEFADYLAAEQTKVKTIIAEMGLVS encoded by the coding sequence ATGCGCCTTCGGAGACTCGCCGCCCTGGCGGCCCTGTCCCTCGCCGCTCTCACCGCGTGCGGCTCGGGCTCGGGCTCGGGCTCGGACGTCGGCACGCTGAAAATCATGGCTCCGGCGTCGCCCGGCGGAGGCTGGGACCAGACCTCCCGTACGGCGGAGCAGGCCTTCAAGTCGGCCGACCCGTCCCGCACGGTGGAGGTCTACAACGTCCCCGGTGCGGGCGGAACCATCGGCCTGGCCCAGCTCGCCGCCGCGAAGGGCAACGGCAACCTGCTGATGACCATGGGCCTGGTGATGGTGGGCGCGGTGGAGCAGAACAAGTCGAAGGTCACCCTGACCGAGACCACGCCTGTCGCGAAGCTCACCGAGGAGTACGAGATCGTCGTGGTCCCGGCGGCCTCGCCGTACAGGACGCTGGCCGATCTGGTGGCGGCGTGGAAGGCCGACCCGGCGAAGATCGCGATCGCGGGCGGGTCGGCCGGGGGCACCGACCACATCGTGGCGGGTCTGATGGCCAAGGCCGCCGGGATCGATCCCGGGCGGGTCAACTACATCGCCCACTCGGGTGGCGGTGAGGCCCTCAACGCGCTGCTGGGCAACAAGGTCGCGCTGGGGATCTCCGGCATCGGCGAGTTCGCCGAACACGTGAAGTCCGGCAAGCTCCGGGCGCTCGGTGTGAGCTCGCCCACCCGGGTCGACAGCGTGGACGCGCCCACCCTGAAGGAGGCGGGTCTGGACGTCGAACTGGCCAACTGGCGCGGGTTCGTGGCCCCGCCCGGCCTGGATGACACCGCCAAGAAGAACCTGACCGACCTGGTCACCAGGATGCACGACTCGCAGGCGTGGAAGGACGCGGTGGCCAAGAACGGCTGGATCGACTCCTTCCAGACCGGCCAGGAGTTCGCCGACTACCTCGCGGCCGAGCAGACCAAGGTCAAGACCATCATCGCGGAAATGGGACTCGTCTCCTGA
- the gatA gene encoding Asp-tRNA(Asn)/Glu-tRNA(Gln) amidotransferase subunit GatA has protein sequence MSLVHRSAAELGALVASGEVSAVEVAQAHLDRIAAVEPKINAFLHVDAETTLGQARAVDARRAAGEDLGPLAGVPIAHKDVFTTVDMPTTAGSKILEGYRPPYDATVTRRLREAGLVILGKTNLDEFAMGSSTENSAYGPTRNPWDLGRIPGGSSGGSSAAVAAYQAPLSTGTDTGGSIRQPAAVTGIVGMKPTYGGSSRYGLIAFASSLDTPGPFARNVMDAALLHEAFSGHDVMDSTSIDAPVPSVVEAARNADVAGLRIGVVKEFGGEGYQAGVLARFHETVELLESLGAKVVEVSCPSFTTALPAYYLIAPSEASSNLARFDAMRYGLRVGDDGTRSAEEVMALTRAAGFGPEVKRRIILGTYALSSGYYDAYYGQAQKVRTLIARDFEAAFHQVDVLISPTTPTTAFPIGERADDPMAMYLADLCTIPTNLAGNAAISVPCGLADEDGLPVGLQVMAPVLGDDRCYRVGAAVEKALEGRWGGSLLSKAPAL, from the coding sequence ATGAGCCTCGTCCACAGGTCCGCCGCCGAGCTTGGCGCGCTGGTCGCAAGCGGTGAGGTCTCGGCCGTCGAGGTCGCCCAGGCCCACCTCGACCGGATCGCCGCCGTCGAACCGAAGATCAACGCCTTCCTGCACGTCGACGCGGAGACGACTCTCGGACAGGCCCGTGCGGTCGACGCACGCCGGGCCGCGGGGGAGGACCTCGGCCCGCTCGCCGGCGTGCCGATCGCGCACAAGGACGTCTTCACCACCGTCGACATGCCGACCACGGCCGGCTCCAAGATCCTTGAGGGCTACCGCCCGCCGTACGACGCCACCGTGACCCGCCGCCTGCGAGAGGCCGGCCTGGTGATCCTCGGCAAGACCAACCTCGATGAGTTCGCGATGGGCTCCTCCACGGAGAACTCGGCCTACGGCCCCACCCGCAACCCGTGGGACCTGGGCCGGATCCCGGGCGGTTCCTCCGGCGGCTCCTCCGCCGCGGTCGCCGCCTACCAGGCCCCGCTGTCCACCGGCACCGACACCGGCGGCTCGATCCGCCAGCCCGCCGCCGTCACCGGCATCGTCGGCATGAAGCCGACCTACGGCGGCTCGTCCCGCTACGGCCTGATCGCCTTCGCGAGCTCCCTGGACACGCCGGGCCCCTTCGCCCGCAACGTCATGGACGCGGCGCTCCTGCACGAGGCGTTCTCCGGCCACGACGTCATGGACTCGACCTCCATCGACGCCCCGGTGCCCTCAGTCGTCGAGGCGGCGCGCAACGCTGACGTGGCCGGGCTGCGCATCGGCGTGGTCAAGGAGTTCGGCGGCGAGGGATACCAGGCGGGCGTGCTCGCCCGCTTCCACGAGACCGTCGAGCTGCTGGAGTCCCTGGGCGCGAAGGTCGTCGAGGTCTCCTGCCCGTCGTTCACCACGGCACTCCCGGCCTACTACCTGATCGCCCCGTCGGAGGCCTCGTCCAACCTGGCCCGCTTCGACGCCATGCGGTACGGCCTGCGGGTCGGCGACGACGGCACGCGGAGCGCCGAGGAGGTCATGGCGCTGACCCGGGCCGCGGGCTTCGGCCCGGAGGTCAAGCGGCGCATCATCCTCGGCACCTACGCGCTGTCCAGCGGCTACTACGACGCCTACTACGGCCAGGCGCAGAAGGTCCGCACGCTGATCGCACGTGACTTCGAGGCGGCCTTCCACCAGGTGGACGTGCTCATCTCGCCGACCACGCCGACCACGGCGTTCCCGATCGGCGAGCGCGCCGACGACCCGATGGCGATGTACCTCGCCGACCTGTGCACCATCCCGACCAACCTGGCGGGCAACGCGGCCATCTCCGTGCCGTGCGGCCTGGCCGACGAGGACGGCCTGCCGGTCGGTCTGCAGGTCATGGCTCCGGTGCTCGGCGACGACCGCTGCTACCGGGTCGGCGCCGCGGTGGAGAAGGCCCTCGAAGGGCGCTGGGGCGGCAGCCTGCTGTCCAAGGCCCCGGCGCTCTAA